The window ACGGCGACGTGGGTGTCCGGCACGACGGCCGTCTTCCGGGCGTTCCCCTCGCTCGTGACGAGCATCAGGGTACCCGAGTCGGCGCTGATGAAGTTCGCTCCGGTCATCCCGACGTCGGCATCGGCGATCAGCTCGCCGAGGCGGTCGCTGGCGAACGCCGTCAACTCCTCGGCCGTCTCGAGCGGCTCCTCGAGGTCGAACCAGTGCTCGAAGAGACGGGCGATCTCCTCGCGGGATTTGTGGATCGCCGGGGCGACGATGTGTGAGGGGGCCTCGTCGGCGAGCTGGAGCACCCACTCCCCGAGGTCGGTCTCGACGACGTCGACGCCGTCGCGCTCGAGGGTGTCGTTGACCTCGATCTCCTCGCTGGTCATCGACTTCGATTTCACCAGCCGGTCGGCGTCGCAGTCGGCGACCACCTCCCGGATGTACCGGTTGGCATCCGCGGCGTCCTCCGCGAGGTATACCGTGCCCCCGTTCTCCTCGACGGTTTCGGTGACTTCCTCGACCAACTCGGGAAGCCGTTCGATCGCCGCTTCCTTTATCCCTCGCGCCTCGCGTTTCAGTTCCTCGTAGTCCTCGAGGTCGGCGACGGCGTCGTAGCGACCCTGGTTGAACCCGCGCGTGTTCGCGGCGACGGCGTCCCCCTCGGTCTCGAGCAGGTGGCGAATGTGGGCAGCTTTCGATCGGCGAGCGTCGCTCATGTGTGAACCTCCTCGATGTCACCAGCATTCGAGTTTTCAACACCTGTGTCCCCAGTATCCGCGTCTTCAAGAACGATTACGTGTACATGCTTCGGGCCGTGGGCACCCCGAACCAGCGCTCCCATATCGGCGGTCGCGCTCGGCCCGGTGGCGAGGATGGCGCTCTCCCCGCGCCGGAGCCGAGGCGCGAGGCGGTCGACCGCCGTGCGGACGTCGGGGACGATCGCCGACGCCTCGAGGACGGCGACGTGCGTGTCGGGAAAGAGGCTCACCGGTTCCGCTCCGGCCGGACGCTCCGGAATGAGGACGCTCCCGTAGTCGGCAATGCCGAGGACGGCCGGCGTGACGCCGGTGGTCGCGGCCTCGAGCGTCGCCGGCGTCGGATCGGTGTCGATCCACGACGGTATCGAGACGTCCGCGGCGACCGACTCGAGGGGGACGCCGACCGCGGGTGGGTCGACGACGGACTCGAGTACCGCCGGCAGTTCCGACCGTGTCGTTCTCGTCACGCCACACTCCAGGTCATCGAGCGCGGCCGTGAACCGCTCGAGCGGTGGGCGGTGCTCGCTATGCATACTCCT of the Natronosalvus vescus genome contains:
- a CDS encoding LUD domain-containing protein — protein: MHSEHRPPLERFTAALDDLECGVTRTTRSELPAVLESVVDPPAVGVPLESVAADVSIPSWIDTDPTPATLEAATTGVTPAVLGIADYGSVLIPERPAGAEPVSLFPDTHVAVLEASAIVPDVRTAVDRLAPRLRRGESAILATGPSATADMGALVRGAHGPKHVHVIVLEDADTGDTGVENSNAGDIEEVHT